One region of Streptomyces sp. NBC_00271 genomic DNA includes:
- a CDS encoding helix-turn-helix transcriptional regulator: MGKNRQPSVAEVSYRPSLSAPIGMDILDFAELSTRGDRRGLDLSSPLRPAFHHLIHVRKGPVRHTVDFQDHTLDSGSWLWVRAGQVHQYVPRDHLAARGTIIIWQPGFVPAEPPHDGSPMLLTSRHARSAGLALHHLAHEYSDLASIPLDAHIETLRHLLSVLLLRLTHACPGPASPGSGGDVFRRFRAAVERDFADSHHVNDYAAALGYSVRTLSRAARAATGSTAKQYLDARILLEARRLLVHTDATSAEISRRLGFPDPSDFTKFFRKRDGATPLRFRAVARGRARGMISTPASVE, encoded by the coding sequence ATGGGAAAAAACCGACAGCCTTCCGTTGCCGAGGTGTCGTACCGGCCCTCACTGAGCGCGCCCATAGGGATGGACATCCTCGACTTCGCCGAACTGTCCACACGCGGAGACCGGCGGGGATTGGACCTGTCCAGTCCGCTCCGGCCCGCCTTCCACCATCTGATCCACGTCAGGAAGGGCCCGGTCCGGCACACCGTGGACTTCCAGGACCACACACTTGACTCGGGCTCCTGGCTCTGGGTGCGGGCCGGCCAGGTCCACCAGTACGTCCCCCGGGATCACCTCGCCGCGCGGGGCACCATCATCATCTGGCAACCCGGTTTCGTGCCCGCGGAGCCTCCCCACGACGGCTCGCCCATGCTCCTCACCAGCCGGCACGCCCGCTCCGCCGGCCTCGCGCTGCACCACCTCGCCCACGAATACAGCGACCTGGCCTCCATTCCCCTCGACGCCCACATCGAGACACTGCGCCACCTCCTCAGCGTCCTGCTGCTGCGTCTGACCCACGCCTGTCCGGGCCCGGCGTCGCCCGGGTCGGGCGGCGATGTCTTCCGCCGCTTCCGTGCCGCCGTCGAACGCGACTTCGCCGACTCCCACCACGTCAACGACTACGCCGCCGCGCTCGGCTACAGCGTCCGCACTCTGTCCCGCGCCGCCCGCGCCGCGACCGGCTCCACCGCCAAGCAGTACCTCGACGCCCGTATCCTCCTGGAAGCCCGGCGGCTTCTGGTCCACACCGATGCCACCTCCGCCGAGATATCCCGCCGACTGGGCTTCCCGGACCCCAGCGACTTCACGAAGTTCTTCCGGAAACGTGACGGCGCGACGCCACTGCGATTCCGTGCGGTGGCCCGAGGAAGAGCTCGGGGGATGATCTCCACCCCGGCGTCCGTCGAGTAG
- a CDS encoding SpcZ, with translation MIAVLYDGQDAAAAKGWALRLHGELERLGGQVPLAVVHDWHVHGVVPMLAEANARHGGSAEPQQVVGRLHTRALAGEHISEAEWNAALVPALRDVYRLAYAYGDAFSNAYAGAHAYAIDNDYGQERADGFARTYAELNTTANARSFADANALTHAGAAADAFTAADAQTYAEAWPFAHVQVYAHACAHQGGSAANGRTADQDERLRATYRHLADRLTDSLARAPA, from the coding sequence GTGATCGCCGTGCTGTACGACGGCCAGGATGCCGCCGCCGCGAAGGGCTGGGCGCTGCGCCTTCATGGCGAACTGGAACGCCTCGGTGGCCAGGTGCCCCTCGCTGTGGTGCACGACTGGCACGTCCACGGCGTGGTACCGATGCTGGCCGAGGCGAATGCCCGGCATGGCGGGTCGGCGGAGCCCCAGCAGGTGGTAGGACGGCTGCACACCCGGGCGCTGGCGGGCGAGCACATCTCGGAGGCCGAGTGGAACGCGGCGCTCGTACCGGCGCTGCGGGATGTCTACCGCCTTGCCTACGCCTACGGGGACGCCTTCTCCAATGCCTACGCCGGCGCCCACGCGTACGCGATCGACAACGACTACGGCCAGGAGCGGGCCGACGGGTTCGCCCGCACCTACGCCGAACTCAACACCACCGCCAATGCCCGGTCCTTCGCTGACGCCAACGCCCTGACGCACGCAGGTGCGGCGGCGGACGCCTTCACGGCGGCGGACGCACAAACCTATGCCGAAGCCTGGCCGTTCGCCCATGTGCAGGTTTATGCCCACGCCTGCGCCCACCAGGGCGGGTCGGCGGCCAACGGCCGGACGGCCGACCAGGACGAGCGGCTCCGGGCGACTTACCGACACCTCGCCGACCGGCTCACCGACAGCCTGGCGCGGGCCCCTGCCTGA
- a CDS encoding AMP-binding protein: MRSKGIGSGALVEVRASRTERLLVGLLGVLKAGAAYIPLDPEYPAERLDFITGDTCAVLELGDAELSAVTEDTGEPNKPATASPEPDDLAYVIYTSGSTGRPKGVQIEHGSLVNLLLAMRDLLDARRAHRWLASASAAFDMSVPELYLPLVTGGTIVMVSETQTREGAALRELIARHEVTHMQATPTGWSMLLDVGFDAPGITAITGGEALTLTLAQRLRPKVGRLVNLYGPTETTVWSMADEIGPETDRVTIGHPLANTRVYVLDERLTPVPARLHDVPRPRKWSQSTCRSPYGGFGPARGSHVTAVTAAPMGTASPLSKLGFSILNCRDSVK; this comes from the coding sequence TTGCGCAGCAAGGGCATCGGTTCGGGAGCGCTCGTCGAGGTGCGGGCGAGCCGAACGGAGCGGCTCCTGGTCGGCCTGCTCGGAGTCCTGAAGGCGGGTGCGGCGTATATTCCGCTCGACCCGGAGTACCCGGCGGAACGGCTCGACTTCATCACCGGCGACACCTGCGCCGTACTGGAGTTGGGAGACGCCGAGCTCTCAGCCGTCACCGAGGACACCGGCGAGCCGAACAAGCCGGCCACCGCGTCGCCGGAACCGGACGACCTGGCCTATGTGATCTACACCTCCGGTTCGACCGGCCGCCCCAAGGGCGTGCAGATCGAACACGGTTCGCTCGTCAACCTACTGCTGGCCATGCGCGACCTGCTCGACGCCCGGCGGGCCCATCGCTGGTTGGCGTCGGCCTCGGCGGCGTTCGACATGTCCGTGCCGGAGCTCTATCTCCCTCTGGTGACCGGCGGCACGATCGTCATGGTGAGCGAGACCCAGACGCGTGAGGGAGCGGCGCTGCGCGAGCTGATCGCCCGGCATGAGGTCACCCACATGCAGGCGACCCCGACCGGCTGGTCGATGCTCCTGGACGTCGGCTTCGACGCGCCCGGCATCACCGCGATCACCGGAGGCGAGGCACTGACCTTGACGCTCGCTCAGCGGTTGCGCCCTAAAGTGGGCAGACTCGTCAACCTCTACGGGCCGACCGAGACGACGGTCTGGTCAATGGCCGACGAGATCGGTCCGGAGACCGACCGGGTGACCATCGGCCACCCGCTGGCGAACACCCGGGTGTACGTGCTCGACGAGCGCCTGACACCCGTACCCGCGAGGCTGCATGACGTCCCGAGACCGCGGAAATGGTCCCAGTCGACCTGCCGCTCCCCATACGGCGGCTTCGGGCCTGCCAGAGGATCGCATGTGACGGCCGTGACCGCGGCGCCGATGGGGACCGCCTCGCCGCTGAGTAAACTCGGCTTCAGCATCCTGAACTGCCGTGACTCCGTTAAGTAA
- a CDS encoding oxidoreductase: MDLNLANKVVVVTGASRGVGLATVQSFVQEGATVVAGARTVSTALQELAAHAQVLSVSVDLATSAGPQQLVDAAVQLFGGVDVLVNNVGAVSPRLQGIASITDEQWLESLNLNLMSAVRASRAALPSLLERQGTIVNISSVNAFLPDPGVADYTVSKAALTNFSKALSKEVGPQGVRINTVSPGPITTDIWTAESGLVGTIAAAMGVDMETATDQFVAELGGFATGRFTRPEEVADLIVMIASSRAGNVTGADFVIDGGLIKTL; this comes from the coding sequence ATGGATCTGAATCTCGCCAACAAGGTCGTCGTCGTCACCGGCGCCAGCCGCGGCGTCGGCCTTGCGACCGTACAGTCCTTCGTCCAGGAGGGCGCGACTGTCGTCGCCGGAGCCCGCACCGTCTCGACGGCATTGCAGGAACTCGCCGCCCATGCTCAAGTGCTGTCCGTCTCGGTGGACCTGGCCACCAGCGCCGGGCCGCAACAGCTCGTCGACGCAGCCGTTCAGCTGTTCGGCGGAGTGGACGTCCTCGTCAACAACGTGGGTGCCGTCAGCCCTCGACTGCAGGGCATCGCCTCCATCACGGACGAACAGTGGCTCGAATCCCTGAATCTGAACCTGATGAGCGCAGTCCGCGCCTCGCGTGCCGCCCTGCCCAGCCTGCTGGAACGCCAGGGCACCATCGTCAACATCAGTTCGGTCAACGCATTCCTCCCCGACCCCGGTGTCGCCGACTACACCGTCTCCAAGGCCGCGCTCACCAACTTCTCCAAGGCGCTCTCCAAGGAGGTCGGCCCCCAGGGCGTGCGCATCAACACCGTCAGCCCCGGCCCGATCACGACCGACATCTGGACCGCAGAGAGCGGCCTGGTCGGCACCATCGCTGCCGCCATGGGGGTCGACATGGAAACGGCGACCGACCAGTTCGTGGCCGAGCTCGGCGGTTTCGCGACGGGCCGCTTCACCCGCCCCGAGGAAGTCGCGGACCTCATCGTCATGATCGCCAGCAGCCGCGCCGGCAACGTCACCGGCGCCGACTTCGTCATCGACGGCGGACTCATCAAAACCCTCTGA
- a CDS encoding FMN-dependent NADH-azoreductase yields the protein MPHLLHIDSSSRGADSLTRQISARYVAAWRRQNPEGTVTYRDVTVNVPNFVSADWVTGVFAPAEHHTLQTKAAVDASSALISEVEAADVLVLGVPMYNFNVPATFKAWIDQICMAGRTFTYGEDGPRGVLAGKKAVIARASGSDFSNPAFAPMDFHAPYLRGVLGFIGITDIEFISVSGMTPEQVNAGLADADQAIAASLKAL from the coding sequence ATGCCTCACCTGCTCCACATCGACTCCAGCTCGCGCGGCGCCGACTCCCTCACCCGGCAGATCAGCGCCAGGTATGTCGCCGCCTGGCGCCGGCAGAACCCTGAAGGCACCGTGACCTACCGGGACGTGACCGTAAACGTGCCGAACTTCGTTTCGGCGGACTGGGTCACCGGCGTCTTCGCTCCGGCCGAGCACCACACGCTGCAGACCAAGGCCGCAGTCGACGCATCCTCCGCACTCATCAGCGAGGTGGAGGCCGCCGACGTGCTGGTTCTCGGTGTACCGATGTACAACTTCAATGTCCCTGCGACCTTCAAAGCCTGGATCGACCAGATCTGCATGGCAGGTCGGACCTTCACATACGGCGAGGACGGCCCGCGCGGTGTGCTCGCCGGCAAGAAGGCCGTCATCGCGCGTGCGTCCGGCAGCGACTTCAGCAACCCCGCGTTCGCCCCCATGGACTTCCATGCCCCTTACCTGCGCGGCGTCCTCGGGTTCATCGGCATAACTGATATCGAGTTCATCTCTGTCAGTGGAATGACCCCCGAGCAGGTCAACGCCGGACTCGCCGATGCCGACCAGGCTATTGCCGCGTCCCTCAAGGCTCTCTGA
- a CDS encoding TetR/AcrR family transcriptional regulator, translating to MARPREFDRDQAIDRAMGLFWSRGYGATSLQDLTAELGIGSGSLYAAFGSKEKLYALALERYCSHNSGALIAELESAADVRSALRAALAAMAEADLCDPERGCFLVNAATERSADPATVDRVGGTLRLVESSIAGALERGQARGELSADKDPAGLARFLTTFIQGMRLMGKARVGREFLESAVSNALTVLD from the coding sequence ATGGCTCGCCCCCGGGAGTTCGACAGAGACCAGGCGATAGACCGCGCGATGGGTCTGTTCTGGAGCCGCGGATACGGCGCGACCTCCCTGCAGGACCTCACTGCGGAACTCGGCATCGGCAGCGGCAGTCTGTACGCGGCGTTCGGCTCGAAGGAAAAGCTCTACGCCCTGGCCCTCGAGAGATACTGCTCCCACAACTCCGGAGCGCTCATCGCCGAACTGGAGTCGGCTGCCGACGTGCGATCCGCGCTGCGAGCGGCACTCGCGGCCATGGCCGAGGCGGACCTGTGCGACCCCGAACGGGGCTGTTTCCTGGTCAATGCCGCCACTGAGCGCTCTGCCGATCCGGCAACCGTGGACCGCGTCGGAGGGACGCTGCGCCTGGTGGAGAGCTCCATCGCCGGCGCGTTGGAACGGGGGCAGGCGCGTGGGGAACTGTCAGCTGACAAAGACCCCGCAGGGCTGGCCCGGTTCCTCACCACCTTCATCCAAGGGATGCGTCTCATGGGCAAGGCCCGCGTCGGCCGGGAATTCCTGGAGAGTGCTGTCTCCAACGCTCTGACCGTCCTGGACTGA
- a CDS encoding alpha/beta fold hydrolase, protein MKKVLIPALTATALAAALVTTALPAAANGSTVKATTVSSSTSGPTDPGGEKVPAGFTEHRVKVGDVHIDYIAGGHGKTLVLLHGYPQTWYEWRKVLPELSKHYHVIAPDLRGAGRSDAPATGYDKKTLANDIHGLLVRLHRDKDVRLVGHDIGTMVAYSYAAAHPQEVTKLVLSEAPIPDQSIFNWPALTPAGPGLWNFGFFNVTNGLPEQTVRGRETQWVASFGDMLEHDKSGISRKDASVYGTYLKDPAHLSASFKWFRTMNQDVADDAGYSKNKLTMPVLAIGAQYSLGDLVPDQVRKYAASVSGAVVPNSGHWIYEEQPAAATKLLLDFLGR, encoded by the coding sequence ATGAAGAAGGTCCTGATTCCCGCTCTGACCGCCACCGCCCTCGCCGCCGCCCTGGTCACCACGGCGCTTCCCGCAGCGGCCAACGGTTCGACGGTCAAGGCGACCACAGTGTCGAGCAGCACCAGCGGGCCCACTGACCCGGGGGGCGAGAAGGTCCCGGCCGGATTCACCGAGCACCGGGTCAAGGTGGGGGACGTCCACATCGACTACATCGCCGGCGGACACGGCAAGACCCTGGTCCTGCTGCACGGCTACCCGCAGACCTGGTACGAGTGGCGCAAGGTGCTGCCCGAGCTGAGCAAGCACTACCACGTCATCGCTCCCGACCTGCGCGGCGCCGGCCGCAGTGATGCACCCGCCACCGGCTACGACAAGAAGACCCTCGCCAACGACATCCACGGGCTGCTGGTACGGCTGCACCGGGACAAGGACGTCCGCCTGGTCGGCCACGACATCGGCACCATGGTCGCCTACTCCTACGCTGCCGCCCACCCCCAGGAGGTGACCAAGCTCGTGCTGAGTGAGGCCCCGATCCCCGACCAGAGCATCTTCAACTGGCCGGCACTGACCCCGGCCGGTCCCGGTCTGTGGAACTTCGGCTTCTTCAACGTCACCAACGGCCTGCCCGAGCAGACGGTCCGCGGCCGTGAGACCCAGTGGGTCGCCAGCTTCGGCGACATGCTGGAGCACGACAAGAGCGGCATCAGCCGCAAGGACGCCTCGGTCTACGGAACCTATCTGAAGGACCCCGCCCACCTGAGCGCCAGCTTCAAGTGGTTCCGCACCATGAACCAGGACGTCGCCGACGACGCGGGCTACTCCAAGAACAAGCTCACGATGCCGGTCCTCGCCATAGGCGCCCAGTACAGCCTGGGTGACCTCGTCCCCGACCAGGTCCGCAAGTACGCCGCCAGCGTCAGCGGCGCGGTGGTACCGAACTCGGGCCACTGGATCTACGAGGAGCAGCCGGCCGCGGCCACCAAGCTCCTGCTCGACTTCCTGGGCAGGTGA
- a CDS encoding helix-turn-helix transcriptional regulator, whose amino-acid sequence MSPISVAVHAADPITRLGLVGHIRLEPRLSLVATAQLQEADVFVVALDTVVVASLDMLSQLSAEMTDPRFLLIIGDQWQADLYAALECGVRAVMWRSEFTPAAFTNTVVSVGEGCGDFPPELQGKLFDQVLRTNRDVLARHGLTASGLTPREIDVLRLVSAGCDLQEIAQKLSYSERTVKNILYNLMKRLNLRNRTHAVAYAVRCGLI is encoded by the coding sequence ATGAGCCCGATCAGCGTGGCGGTCCATGCGGCCGACCCCATTACCCGACTGGGTTTGGTCGGACATATCCGGCTGGAGCCCCGACTGAGCCTGGTCGCCACTGCCCAACTGCAGGAGGCCGACGTCTTCGTCGTGGCTCTGGACACCGTGGTCGTGGCGAGCTTGGACATGCTCAGCCAACTGTCGGCAGAAATGACCGACCCTCGTTTCCTGCTCATCATCGGCGATCAGTGGCAGGCGGACCTCTATGCGGCGCTGGAGTGCGGCGTGCGTGCCGTGATGTGGCGCAGTGAGTTTACTCCGGCGGCGTTCACCAACACCGTAGTGAGCGTCGGCGAGGGGTGCGGTGATTTCCCGCCCGAGCTCCAGGGGAAACTGTTCGATCAGGTACTGCGGACCAACCGCGACGTGCTCGCCCGGCACGGACTGACCGCCTCTGGTCTGACTCCCCGAGAGATTGACGTCCTGCGCTTGGTGTCCGCGGGCTGCGATCTGCAGGAGATAGCCCAAAAGCTCAGCTATTCCGAGCGGACGGTCAAGAACATTCTCTACAACCTGATGAAGCGGCTCAATCTCCGTAATCGAACCCACGCCGTGGCGTACGCCGTGAGGTGTGGGCTTATATGA
- a CDS encoding aldehyde dehydrogenase family protein — protein sequence MISFTSSTLVGRGLAAKAGLKGLALELGGNGPLGVLNDADLERAVECAVFGSYDHQGQICMATNRVIIDDSVIDGFVERFIEQAHGLRTGDPGNAHAHAGTRGATPQVSRVSGRPRPRCDSRDLSLRQPHPWPRRRDACGTRPHGQARHLLGADRKRGGTGARVIP from the coding sequence GTGATCTCGTTCACTAGTTCCACCCTCGTGGGGCGTGGCCTCGCCGCCAAGGCGGGTCTGAAGGGGCTCGCGCTGGAACTGGGCGGAAACGGACCGCTGGGGGTGCTGAACGACGCCGATCTCGAACGGGCCGTGGAATGCGCCGTGTTCGGCAGCTATGACCACCAGGGCCAGATCTGCATGGCGACCAATCGCGTCATCATCGACGACTCCGTGATTGACGGGTTTGTGGAGCGGTTCATCGAGCAGGCCCACGGCCTGCGCACCGGCGACCCCGGGAACGCGCACGCCCATGCCGGAACCCGAGGCGCGACGCCGCAGGTCAGCAGGGTTTCTGGGAGACCGCGGCCCCGGTGCGACTCGCGCGACCTTTCCCTACGTCAGCCGCACCCCTGGCCGAGGCGTCGGGATGCCTGTGGGACCCGTCCGCATGGGCAAGCCCGTCACCTCTTGGGGGCCGACCGAAAACGGGGCGGAACCGGCGCTCGGGTGATCCCGTGA
- a CDS encoding helix-turn-helix transcriptional regulator — MRDHERIRRRLRPCAAAWYRTPRPVLRGWERLTEPGRKLIPLVVDVLTNRAKAERLPVSVHTVNTHMKHIFAKLGVRSAAAGTPATVSSSMRPPG, encoded by the coding sequence GTGCGCGATCACGAGCGGATCCGACGGCGCCTTCGGCCGTGCGCAGCGGCGTGGTACCGCACCCCACGGCCAGTCCTCCGGGGGTGGGAGCGTCTGACGGAGCCCGGGCGGAAACTGATCCCGCTCGTCGTGGACGTCCTCACCAATCGGGCCAAAGCTGAGCGTCTCCCTGTGTCCGTGCACACCGTCAACACGCACATGAAGCACATCTTCGCCAAGCTCGGTGTCAGATCGGCCGCAGCCGGGACGCCGGCGACCGTCTCGTCGAGCATGAGGCCCCCAGGGTGA
- a CDS encoding nuclear transport factor 2 family protein produces the protein MEVVYAAYEAIRNGDAAAAAALVHPEITIRQSDRLPWGGFYQGLAGFREFFTTVSSHISSTVEPEAVYQAGDRVVQVGRTRGTVRANGRPFDSHEVHVWRVTDGLIRALEIYVEDETFLAVLGEGSA, from the coding sequence ATGGAAGTCGTCTATGCGGCATATGAGGCGATCAGGAATGGAGACGCGGCGGCAGCGGCTGCGCTCGTCCATCCGGAGATCACTATCCGGCAGTCCGACAGGCTGCCCTGGGGGGGCTTCTACCAGGGGCTTGCGGGGTTCCGGGAGTTCTTCACCACTGTCAGTTCCCACATCAGCAGCACCGTCGAGCCCGAGGCGGTCTACCAGGCCGGGGACCGTGTGGTCCAGGTGGGACGCACCCGGGGCACCGTCCGCGCCAACGGCCGTCCTTTTGACTCCCACGAAGTTCACGTCTGGCGCGTCACCGACGGCCTGATCAGGGCTCTCGAGATCTACGTAGAGGACGAGACGTTCCTCGCCGTGCTCGGCGAGGGCTCCGCGTGA
- a CDS encoding DUF1003 domain-containing protein — MSEQDGMDHHPAVVAHRERRAEDVQLRIADAITRFAGSMPFVYLHAIVFAFWMVFLEASPWPTLTLVVSLEAIFLSTFVMIGQNRQAAFQQMKADHDFVEQELELKTNTDLTRAIHAMTKELHRRLVEDSAEV; from the coding sequence ATGAGCGAGCAAGATGGCATGGACCACCACCCGGCAGTGGTGGCGCATCGCGAGCGCCGTGCGGAGGATGTCCAACTGCGCATCGCCGACGCGATCACACGGTTCGCCGGTTCGATGCCCTTCGTCTATCTGCATGCGATCGTTTTCGCGTTCTGGATGGTGTTCCTCGAGGCCAGTCCCTGGCCCACCTTGACCCTGGTGGTGTCTCTGGAGGCGATCTTCCTGTCCACGTTCGTCATGATCGGCCAGAATCGGCAGGCCGCCTTCCAGCAGATGAAGGCCGACCATGATTTCGTCGAGCAGGAGTTGGAACTCAAGACCAACACCGACCTGACTCGCGCGATCCACGCCATGACCAAGGAACTCCACCGCCGCTTGGTCGAAGACAGCGCGGAGGTGTAG
- a CDS encoding group III truncated hemoglobin has protein sequence MPSEHDLSSRDDVSALVTEFYRRAFADPLIGPIFTDIAHMDLAAHLPVMCDFWETVLFRAGLYRRNALQVHVRLHWLAPLEAEHFARWLALWTGTVDDLFSGEKAELAKVQAERIGGSLLRRVHGADAGELVTFHRHPVMPPAPTGLGLKPAQEM, from the coding sequence GTGCCATCCGAACATGACCTCTCGAGCCGCGACGATGTGTCCGCCCTGGTCACCGAGTTCTATCGGCGAGCCTTCGCGGACCCGCTGATCGGTCCGATCTTCACCGACATCGCACATATGGATCTCGCCGCCCATCTGCCCGTGATGTGCGACTTCTGGGAGACCGTGCTCTTCCGGGCGGGTCTCTACCGCCGCAACGCCCTGCAGGTCCATGTGCGGTTGCACTGGCTCGCCCCGCTGGAGGCCGAGCACTTCGCGCGTTGGCTGGCACTGTGGACAGGCACGGTGGACGACCTGTTCAGCGGCGAGAAAGCCGAGCTGGCCAAGGTCCAAGCCGAGCGTATCGGCGGATCGCTGCTGCGTAGGGTCCATGGTGCGGACGCCGGTGAGCTGGTCACCTTCCACCGCCACCCGGTCATGCCCCCGGCCCCGACTGGCCTCGGGCTCAAGCCGGCCCAGGAGATGTGA
- a CDS encoding flavin reductase family protein: MRIEYDPEAMGRAAFYRFLTSVVVPRPIAWVSTISSKGGTENLAPHSFFSIASTDPPIVQFTSIGRKDSLRNVEDTGEFVVNFSSESLLELINATAIDYPRSVSEFDTAGIEREASRCVRPPRVATSHVVLECRSHTTLRMGNSTLVFGRVVHAAADEDCIVDERPSSELLRPLTKLGGDEWGTLGEVRHLSRIPYEEPTAN, translated from the coding sequence ATGCGCATCGAATACGATCCCGAGGCAATGGGCAGGGCGGCCTTCTACAGGTTCCTGACGTCAGTCGTCGTCCCTCGCCCGATCGCCTGGGTCTCCACGATCAGCTCGAAGGGGGGCACCGAGAACCTCGCCCCCCACTCTTTCTTCAGCATCGCCAGCACCGATCCCCCGATCGTGCAGTTCACCTCGATCGGCCGCAAGGACTCCCTGCGCAACGTCGAGGACACCGGCGAGTTCGTCGTCAACTTCTCGTCCGAATCGCTGCTGGAGTTGATCAACGCCACCGCCATCGACTACCCCCGGTCGGTCAGCGAATTCGATACCGCGGGCATTGAGCGCGAGGCCAGCAGGTGTGTGCGTCCCCCCAGAGTGGCCACCTCGCACGTGGTTCTGGAGTGCCGTTCGCACACCACCCTGCGCATGGGCAACTCCACCCTCGTCTTCGGACGGGTGGTCCATGCCGCGGCGGACGAGGACTGCATCGTCGACGAGCGTCCCAGCAGCGAGCTCCTGCGCCCGCTCACCAAGCTCGGCGGGGATGAATGGGGCACCCTAGGAGAGGTCCGGCACCTGAGCCGCATCCCTTACGAGGAGCCCACCGCCAACTGA